One region of Sphingomonas kaistensis genomic DNA includes:
- the thrS gene encoding threonine--tRNA ligase, whose protein sequence is MSKMFRISLPDGTVREMPEGSTPADVAAAIGPGLAKAALAARVNGEVRDIMRPFEEDSELALITARDEKDALELVRHDYAHVLAEAVQKLFPGTQITFGPATDDGFYYDFAPAADRGPFTDEDLPAIEEMMRKVIAADEPLIREVWNREDVRDFFARTGERFKAEWVMELPADQTITMYRSGKGEDAWMDLCRGPHLASTGKLDPQAFKLTRVSGAYWRGDPKNPMLSRVYGTAWLNKKQLAEHLTRLEEAGKRDHRKLGQAMDLFHLQAEAHGSVFWHPKGFLIWRQLEAYMRRKLDAAGYLEVKTPQVMDARQWEKSGHWGKYRENMFVIPDEVPNTEDEGPLVSDDAEWMALKPMNCPAHVLIFKQGITSYRDLPLRMAEFGCCHRNEPHGALHGIMRVRQFTQDDAHIFCREDQLVQEVRDFCDLLDGIYRDLGFDKYAVKLALRPDKRFGSEAMWDQAEAELREAVVSSGRATEEFGWEELPGEGAFYAPKLEFHLTDAIGRTWQVGTIQSDRVLPERLDASYVGEDGERHRPVMLHRAILGTFERFIGILIEHFAGNLPLWLTPVQAVVATIVSDADGYANEVAGKLQAAGFRVEADTRNEKINYKVREHSLAKVPLLLVVGKREAEEGTVAVRRLGSEERQQVLSLDEAIAMLRAEATPPDLR, encoded by the coding sequence ATGTCCAAGATGTTCCGAATCTCGCTTCCCGACGGCACCGTGCGGGAGATGCCGGAGGGCTCGACCCCGGCCGACGTCGCCGCGGCCATCGGCCCGGGCCTCGCCAAGGCCGCGCTCGCCGCGCGAGTCAACGGCGAGGTGCGCGATATCATGCGCCCGTTCGAGGAAGATTCCGAGCTCGCGCTGATCACCGCGCGCGACGAAAAGGATGCGCTGGAGCTGGTCCGCCACGACTATGCCCACGTCCTCGCCGAGGCGGTGCAAAAGCTGTTCCCCGGCACCCAGATCACCTTCGGTCCGGCCACCGACGATGGCTTCTACTACGACTTCGCGCCAGCCGCCGACCGCGGTCCGTTCACCGACGAGGATTTGCCGGCGATCGAGGAGATGATGCGCAAGGTCATCGCCGCCGATGAACCGCTGATCCGCGAAGTGTGGAACCGCGAGGACGTGCGCGACTTCTTCGCCCGCACCGGCGAGCGCTTCAAGGCTGAATGGGTGATGGAGCTTCCGGCCGACCAGACCATCACCATGTATCGCTCCGGCAAGGGCGAGGACGCGTGGATGGACCTGTGCCGCGGCCCGCACCTGGCCTCGACCGGCAAGCTCGACCCGCAGGCGTTCAAGCTGACCCGTGTGTCGGGCGCCTATTGGCGCGGCGACCCCAAGAACCCGATGCTGTCGCGCGTCTACGGCACGGCGTGGCTCAACAAGAAGCAGCTGGCCGAGCACCTCACCCGACTGGAGGAAGCCGGCAAGCGCGACCACCGCAAGCTGGGCCAGGCGATGGACCTGTTCCACCTCCAGGCCGAGGCGCATGGCAGTGTCTTCTGGCACCCCAAGGGCTTCCTGATCTGGCGCCAGCTCGAGGCGTATATGCGCCGCAAGCTCGACGCCGCGGGCTATCTCGAGGTCAAGACCCCGCAGGTGATGGACGCCCGCCAGTGGGAGAAGTCCGGCCACTGGGGCAAGTATCGCGAGAACATGTTCGTCATCCCCGACGAGGTGCCGAACACCGAGGACGAGGGCCCGCTGGTCAGCGACGATGCCGAGTGGATGGCGCTGAAGCCGATGAACTGCCCGGCCCACGTGCTGATCTTCAAGCAGGGCATCACCAGCTACCGCGACCTGCCGCTGCGCATGGCCGAGTTCGGCTGCTGCCACCGCAACGAGCCGCACGGCGCGCTGCACGGCATCATGCGGGTGCGCCAGTTCACGCAGGACGATGCGCACATCTTCTGCCGCGAGGACCAACTAGTGCAGGAGGTCCGCGATTTCTGCGACCTGCTGGACGGCATCTACCGCGATCTCGGGTTCGACAAATATGCGGTGAAGCTCGCGCTGCGCCCCGACAAGCGCTTCGGCAGCGAGGCGATGTGGGATCAGGCCGAGGCCGAATTGCGCGAGGCGGTGGTTTCCAGCGGCCGCGCGACCGAGGAATTCGGGTGGGAAGAACTGCCGGGCGAGGGTGCCTTCTATGCACCCAAGCTCGAATTCCACCTGACCGATGCGATCGGCCGGACCTGGCAGGTCGGCACCATCCAGTCCGACCGCGTACTGCCCGAGCGCCTGGACGCCAGCTATGTCGGCGAGGACGGCGAGCGCCACCGGCCGGTCATGCTCCACCGCGCGATCCTCGGCACGTTCGAGCGCTTCATCGGCATCCTGATCGAGCATTTCGCCGGCAACCTCCCGTTGTGGCTGACCCCGGTGCAGGCGGTGGTGGCGACGATCGTGTCGGACGCGGACGGCTATGCCAATGAGGTTGCGGGCAAGCTCCAGGCGGCCGGCTTCCGGGTCGAGGCCGATACGCGCAACGAGAAGATCAACTACAAGGTGCGTGAGCACAGCCTGGCCAAGGTCCCGCTGCTGCTGGTGGTCGGCAAGCGCGAGGCGGAGGAAGGCACCGTCGCCGTCCGCCGCCTTGGCAGCGAGGAGCGCCAGCAGGTGCTCAGCCTCGACGAGGCGATTGCCATGCTGCGCGCCGAGGCGACGCCGCCCGATCTCAGGTGA
- a CDS encoding acetyltransferase, with product MSIRRGRPADVPRALEIWRDAVDATHGFLTPADRAEIDAMVAAEYLPNAELWLSVDAADRPVGFVVLDGEEIDALFVDPAEHGRGHGTALLRHAIALGATRVEASEQADNALPFYLARGFRVTGRSERDPQGRPYPLVQLHLTAGD from the coding sequence GTGAGCATTCGGCGCGGCAGGCCGGCCGACGTGCCGCGCGCGCTGGAGATCTGGCGCGATGCAGTGGACGCCACGCACGGCTTCCTGACCCCGGCCGACCGCGCCGAGATCGACGCCATGGTCGCCGCCGAATACCTGCCGAACGCGGAACTGTGGCTATCGGTCGACGCCGCCGATCGCCCGGTCGGCTTCGTGGTGCTGGACGGCGAGGAGATCGACGCGCTGTTCGTCGACCCGGCCGAGCATGGGCGCGGGCATGGCACCGCCCTGCTCCGCCATGCCATCGCGCTCGGGGCGACCCGGGTCGAAGCCAGCGAGCAGGCCGACAATGCGCTGCCCTTCTATCTGGCGCGAGGGTTCAGGGTGACCGGCCGCTCGGAGCGGGATCCGCAGGGGCGCCCCTATCCGCTGGTGCAGCTTCACCTGACGGCGGGCGACTGA
- the infC gene encoding translation initiation factor IF-3 → MRRPLAPPQLSGPRYNEFIQSQKVRVIDENGENLGVMYTREAIEQAAEVGLDLVEISPNADPPVAKFLDIGRFKYEAQKKANEQRKRQKTQEIKEIKMRPNIDDHDYETKMKKVVEFLGDGDKVKVTMRFRGREMAHGQLGMAVLQRVASETGEIAKVEAHPRMEGRQMLMVLSPK, encoded by the coding sequence ATGAGGCGCCCTCTGGCGCCGCCCCAGCTTTCCGGTCCTCGCTACAACGAGTTCATCCAAAGCCAGAAGGTGCGGGTGATCGACGAGAATGGCGAGAACCTCGGCGTGATGTATACACGTGAAGCGATCGAGCAGGCGGCGGAAGTCGGCCTCGATCTGGTTGAGATCAGCCCCAACGCCGATCCGCCCGTCGCCAAGTTCCTCGATATCGGCCGCTTCAAGTACGAAGCCCAGAAAAAGGCCAACGAGCAGCGCAAGCGCCAGAAGACGCAGGAGATCAAGGAGATCAAGATGCGTCCGAACATCGACGACCACGACTATGAGACCAAGATGAAGAAGGTCGTCGAGTTCCTGGGCGACGGTGACAAGGTCAAGGTCACCATGCGATTCCGTGGCCGCGAGATGGCGCACGGCCAGCTCGGCATGGCGGTGCTTCAGCGAGTGGCTTCCGAGACCGGCGAAATCGCCAAGGTCGAGGCGCATCCGCGCATGGAAGGCCGACAAATGCTGATGGTGTTGTCGCCCAAGTAA
- a CDS encoding TonB-dependent receptor yields MRKSIWLLSAGLFAITTPAFAQSTDTDQSGAQPTDGATAEAGAVDNSAQAQQSGDAGDIVVTATRRNEALSDVPLAVSAVTAESLENSGASDLRQLQQLSPSLQVSSTSSEAGAGVARIRGIGTVGDNPGLESSVATFIDGVYRSRTGVGLTELGQIDRVEVLRGPQGTLFGRNASAGIISVITAKPRFQFGVNGQLDVGNYDSRRVELGVTGPISSSLAARVDGVYMKRDGFIVNSITGEDVNDRDRYLLRGQLLFQPSDATSIRLIGDFADRDEACCAAPYLPASDATTAGRAASTAKPLLQALGAVINDDPYARRATWTPGFGFQSDVRDWGASGEVVHDFGAAELTSITAYRYNKWTRGTDADYNNLDILHRAADGNSYNQFKTFTQELRLQGEAFGGRLDWLVGGYYANEKLKVSDNLSFGSDYERFANCLLINNALPQALAPSPIVGSSCINTAVVGGAVTQLVGQRAALLAAGVPTTDPRIIALSTNISLLGAITANPARPGFGSIAAALGIPTATLNNVGLLDVYNQKANNLALFTHNIFDVTDRLKLTLGLRYTRETKTLDASFSDNNVICRALLGSPLAALQQLPCFNPSVPNGSFNPTESERKESEFSGTAVVSYKPTDSLLAYASYSRGYKAGGFNLDRAGLARQNNNGPVLASATLASLQFAPEINNAYEIGGKFNGRGIDVNVAAFLQKFEDFQLNTFDGTRFIVENINACKTDLGGADRDNSPTTGACTGDTKPGVSSRGVEVEVFARPATDVAVNLGGTVVNTRYANNLIGSGGRPLTNALFQLPGRRLSNSSSFVGTGSISFNPRITDGGVRALFYVDARHQSAFNTGSDLDLEKVQPSYTVVNGRIGIQGPDRRWAVELWAQNIFNEEYLQVAFDAFAQGSGTERGVRQGFYARSNQLFGAFLAEPRTYGLTLRTRL; encoded by the coding sequence ATGCGCAAGTCCATCTGGCTGCTTTCGGCCGGCCTGTTCGCCATCACGACTCCGGCGTTCGCCCAGTCGACCGACACCGATCAGTCCGGTGCCCAGCCGACCGACGGCGCAACCGCCGAGGCAGGCGCGGTCGACAACAGCGCGCAGGCGCAGCAGAGCGGCGATGCCGGTGACATCGTCGTCACCGCGACCCGCCGTAACGAAGCCCTTTCCGACGTTCCGCTGGCGGTCAGCGCCGTCACTGCGGAAAGCCTCGAGAATTCGGGCGCCAGCGACCTTCGCCAGCTCCAGCAGCTGTCGCCCTCGCTGCAGGTGTCCTCGACCTCGTCCGAAGCGGGCGCGGGCGTTGCCCGTATCCGCGGCATCGGCACCGTCGGCGACAACCCCGGCCTCGAAAGCTCGGTCGCGACCTTTATCGACGGCGTCTACCGCTCGCGCACCGGCGTCGGCCTGACCGAACTCGGCCAGATCGACCGCGTCGAAGTGCTGCGCGGTCCGCAGGGCACCCTGTTCGGACGCAACGCGTCGGCCGGCATCATCTCGGTCATCACCGCCAAGCCGCGCTTCCAGTTCGGCGTCAACGGCCAGCTCGATGTCGGCAATTACGACAGCCGCCGTGTCGAACTCGGCGTGACCGGCCCGATCAGCTCGAGCCTCGCTGCCCGGGTCGACGGCGTGTACATGAAGCGCGACGGCTTCATCGTGAATTCGATCACCGGCGAGGACGTCAACGACCGCGATCGCTACCTGCTTCGCGGCCAGCTGCTGTTCCAGCCGAGCGACGCGACCTCGATCCGCCTGATCGGCGACTTTGCAGATCGCGACGAGGCGTGCTGCGCCGCGCCGTACCTGCCGGCCTCGGACGCCACCACCGCCGGCCGTGCCGCCTCGACCGCCAAGCCGCTGCTCCAGGCCCTCGGTGCCGTCATCAACGACGACCCCTATGCCCGCCGCGCGACCTGGACCCCGGGCTTCGGCTTCCAGAGCGATGTCAGGGACTGGGGCGCTTCGGGCGAAGTGGTGCATGACTTCGGCGCCGCCGAGCTGACCTCGATCACCGCCTACCGCTACAACAAGTGGACCCGCGGGACCGACGCCGACTACAACAACCTCGACATCCTGCACCGCGCTGCGGACGGCAACAGCTACAATCAGTTCAAGACCTTCACCCAGGAACTGCGCCTTCAGGGCGAAGCCTTTGGTGGCCGCCTCGACTGGCTGGTCGGCGGTTATTACGCCAACGAGAAGCTGAAGGTGTCGGACAACCTCAGCTTCGGTTCGGATTATGAGCGGTTCGCCAACTGCCTCCTGATCAACAACGCTCTTCCGCAGGCGCTGGCACCGAGCCCGATCGTCGGGTCGAGCTGCATCAACACCGCCGTCGTTGGCGGCGCGGTGACCCAGCTGGTCGGACAGCGCGCCGCGCTGCTGGCTGCGGGCGTCCCGACCACCGATCCGCGGATCATCGCGCTCAGCACCAACATCAGCCTGCTGGGTGCGATCACCGCCAATCCGGCGCGGCCCGGGTTCGGCAGCATCGCCGCCGCGCTCGGCATCCCGACCGCGACGCTGAACAACGTCGGCCTGCTGGACGTGTACAACCAGAAGGCCAACAACCTCGCGCTGTTCACGCACAACATCTTCGACGTCACCGACCGCCTGAAGCTGACCCTTGGCCTGCGCTACACCCGCGAGACTAAGACCCTCGACGCAAGTTTCAGCGACAACAACGTGATCTGCCGCGCCCTGCTCGGCAGCCCGCTGGCGGCGCTGCAGCAGCTTCCCTGCTTCAACCCGTCGGTTCCGAACGGCAGCTTCAACCCGACCGAGAGCGAGCGCAAGGAAAGCGAATTCTCGGGCACCGCGGTGGTCAGCTACAAGCCGACCGACAGCCTGCTGGCCTATGCCAGCTACTCGCGCGGCTACAAGGCGGGTGGCTTCAACCTCGATCGTGCGGGTCTTGCCCGGCAGAACAACAACGGCCCGGTGCTGGCGAGCGCGACGCTCGCCTCGCTGCAGTTCGCGCCCGAGATCAACAACGCCTATGAAATCGGCGGCAAGTTCAACGGCCGTGGCATCGACGTGAACGTCGCCGCCTTCCTGCAGAAGTTCGAGGACTTCCAGCTCAACACCTTCGACGGCACCCGCTTCATCGTCGAGAACATCAACGCCTGTAAGACCGACCTCGGCGGTGCCGATCGCGACAACAGCCCGACCACCGGCGCCTGCACCGGTGATACCAAGCCCGGTGTCAGCAGCCGCGGTGTCGAGGTGGAAGTGTTCGCCCGCCCGGCCACGGACGTCGCGGTCAATCTCGGCGGGACGGTGGTCAACACCCGCTACGCCAACAACCTGATCGGCAGCGGCGGCCGTCCGCTGACGAACGCCTTGTTCCAGCTGCCTGGCCGTCGCCTGTCGAACAGCAGCTCGTTCGTCGGCACCGGCTCGATCAGCTTCAATCCGCGGATCACCGACGGCGGCGTGCGCGCTCTCTTCTATGTCGATGCCCGCCACCAGTCGGCCTTCAACACCGGTTCGGACCTCGACCTCGAAAAGGTCCAGCCGTCCTACACCGTGGTGAATGGCCGTATCGGCATCCAAGGCCCCGATCGCCGCTGGGCGGTCGAGCTGTGGGCGCAGAACATCTTCAACGAAGAATATCTGCAGGTCGCGTTCGACGCGTTCGCCCAGGGCTCGGGCACCGAGCGCGGCGTTCGCCAGGGCTTCTACGCCCGCTCGAACCAGCTGTTCGGCGCCTTCCTGGCCGAACCGCGCACCTATGGTCTGACCTTGCGCACCCGGCTCTAA